A window of Streptomyces sp. DG1A-41 contains these coding sequences:
- a CDS encoding 3-oxoacyl-[acyl-carrier-protein] synthase III C-terminal domain-containing protein: MTRIAAVHGALAPHRRAQSEITDMIARTCLPEGTDRRVLDRLHRSVKVSSRHMTLPLERYGELDGFGAANDAFIGAATDLGAKAVRGALHAAGLTAAEVDLLIFTSVTGIATPSIDARLVGRLGLRPDVKRLPLFGLGCAGGAAGLARMHDYLLGRPDHVAVLLSVELCSLTFQRNDASMANLVATGLFGDGAAAVVACGANRPGRTDETAGPTIADTRSHLYPDTGRVMGWDIKDTGFQVVLDPRVPDVVRRYLADDVEGFLGDHGIKPKDVTAWVCHPGGPKVLEAVTEALDLPDGALDVTWRHLADVGNLSSSSVLHVLRDTLAQRRPPPGTPGLLLAMGPGFAGELVLLRW, encoded by the coding sequence ATGACGCGGATCGCCGCCGTTCACGGTGCCCTCGCGCCGCACCGCCGCGCCCAGTCCGAGATCACTGACATGATCGCCCGCACCTGCCTGCCCGAGGGCACCGACCGCCGGGTCCTGGACCGGCTGCACCGCAGCGTGAAGGTCAGCTCGCGTCACATGACGCTGCCGCTCGAACGGTACGGGGAACTGGACGGGTTCGGCGCCGCCAACGACGCCTTCATCGGCGCCGCCACCGACCTGGGCGCCAAGGCCGTCCGGGGCGCACTGCATGCCGCCGGCCTGACCGCCGCCGAAGTGGACCTGCTGATCTTCACCTCTGTCACCGGCATCGCCACCCCCTCGATCGACGCACGGCTGGTCGGCCGACTCGGACTGCGGCCGGACGTCAAACGGCTGCCCCTGTTCGGCCTGGGCTGTGCCGGTGGCGCCGCCGGCCTGGCCCGTATGCACGACTACCTGCTGGGTCGGCCCGACCACGTGGCGGTGCTGCTGTCGGTCGAACTGTGCTCGCTCACCTTCCAGCGCAACGACGCCTCCATGGCCAACCTGGTCGCCACCGGGCTGTTCGGCGACGGCGCCGCCGCGGTCGTCGCGTGCGGCGCGAACCGCCCGGGCCGCACGGATGAGACCGCCGGCCCGACGATCGCGGACACCCGCAGCCACCTGTATCCGGACACCGGGCGCGTCATGGGCTGGGACATCAAGGACACCGGCTTCCAGGTCGTCCTCGACCCGCGGGTCCCCGATGTGGTGCGCCGTTACCTCGCCGATGACGTCGAGGGGTTCCTCGGCGACCATGGGATCAAGCCGAAGGACGTGACCGCCTGGGTCTGCCACCCCGGCGGCCCCAAGGTCCTGGAGGCCGTCACCGAGGCCCTCGACCTGCCCGACGGCGCCCTCGATGTGACCTGGCGTCATCTGGCCGACGTGGGCAACTTGTCCTCGTCATCGGTACTCCACGTACTGCGCGACACCCTGGCTCAACGCCGCCCGCCGCCGGGCACACCGGGCCTGCTGCTGGCCATGGGGCCTGGCTTTGCCGGCGAACTCGTCCTGCTGCGCTGGTAG
- a CDS encoding FAD-dependent monooxygenase, producing the protein MIDVLVAGGGPAGLAAAIHAALAGLEAVVVEPRTTPVDKACGEGVMPGGVAALRALGVEASGRELLGIRYVEGSTRAEASFRGHGGLGIRRTTLHSALHERALGLGVRMLPGKVGEVRQSADTVTAAGTTARWLIAADGLHSPVRRGLGLELPGRPHGRYGLRRHYRVEPWTDFVEVHWSRHGEAYVTPVGDDLVGVAVLSRSRRGYDEHLAGFPALTASLRGPAATEVRGAGPLRQRVRRRTAGRVLLVGDAAGYLDALTGEGIALALATAGAAVHCLAAGRPDAYERAWTRLTRRHRLLTGALLAASRRPGTARLIVPVASRMPPVFSAAVHALQ; encoded by the coding sequence GTGATCGACGTACTGGTGGCCGGCGGCGGACCGGCAGGTCTGGCCGCCGCTATCCACGCCGCGCTCGCCGGCCTGGAGGCCGTCGTCGTCGAACCCCGGACCACGCCCGTGGACAAAGCCTGCGGAGAAGGCGTCATGCCCGGCGGTGTCGCCGCGCTGCGGGCACTGGGTGTCGAGGCCAGTGGCCGCGAACTGCTCGGCATCCGCTACGTGGAGGGCAGCACCCGCGCCGAAGCGTCCTTCCGCGGCCACGGCGGGCTGGGGATCCGCCGTACGACGCTGCACTCTGCCTTGCACGAGCGCGCTCTCGGCCTCGGCGTGCGCATGCTGCCGGGCAAGGTCGGCGAGGTGCGCCAGAGCGCGGACACGGTCACCGCCGCCGGGACCACGGCCCGTTGGCTGATCGCCGCCGACGGCCTGCACTCCCCGGTGCGCCGCGGCCTGGGACTGGAACTGCCGGGCCGCCCCCACGGCCGCTACGGCCTGCGCCGGCACTACCGCGTCGAACCGTGGACGGACTTCGTGGAGGTCCACTGGTCCCGGCACGGCGAAGCCTATGTGACACCGGTCGGCGACGACTTGGTGGGCGTCGCGGTCCTCAGCCGCAGCCGTCGCGGATACGACGAGCACCTGGCCGGCTTCCCGGCCCTCACCGCCTCGCTGCGCGGCCCGGCCGCGACGGAGGTACGCGGCGCCGGACCACTGCGGCAACGGGTGCGGCGCAGAACCGCCGGCCGTGTCCTGCTCGTCGGCGACGCCGCGGGCTACCTGGACGCCCTCACCGGCGAGGGCATCGCCCTCGCGCTGGCGACGGCCGGGGCCGCTGTCCACTGCCTGGCCGCCGGGCGACCGGACGCATATGAGCGCGCCTGGACCCGGCTGACCCGGCGCCACCGACTGCTGACCGGGGCCCTGCTGGCCGCGAGCCGCCGTCCCGGCACCGCCCGCCTCATCGTCCCCGTAGCGTCCCGGATGCCCCCGGTGTTCTCCGCCGCGGTCCACGCACTGCAGTAG
- a CDS encoding UbiA family prenyltransferase: protein MGTPEQSTTGGPEASWAVRLAGLAGSCHPGPVVAVTALMAALAVTAGQGAARCVLTGAAVLTGQLSVGWCNDAFDARRDIAAGRHGKPVVDGTVGVTEVWVAAYAALALCLPLSLACGLWAGAVHLTGVGAAWAYDLRLKATAWSWAPYAVGFAALPAFVALGLPGQPWPAWWVVTAGALLGVGAHLGDVLPDIRGDLATGVRGWPHRLGPDGARLLLPVPLVAASAVLVLGPAGPPGRWGLAVLVVTALVAVTGTVLGRRWERVAFAAAVAVAVVDVALLLLRGTGIA from the coding sequence GTGGGCACTCCCGAGCAGTCGACGACCGGCGGCCCCGAGGCGAGTTGGGCCGTCCGGTTGGCTGGTCTGGCCGGGTCGTGCCACCCCGGGCCTGTCGTGGCGGTCACCGCCTTGATGGCCGCGCTCGCCGTGACCGCCGGCCAGGGCGCCGCGCGTTGTGTGCTGACCGGCGCCGCCGTTCTGACCGGGCAGTTGTCCGTCGGCTGGTGCAACGACGCGTTCGACGCACGCCGGGACATCGCCGCCGGCCGCCATGGCAAACCCGTCGTCGACGGCACGGTCGGTGTGACGGAGGTGTGGGTGGCCGCGTATGCCGCGCTGGCGCTGTGCCTGCCGCTCTCGCTCGCCTGTGGCCTGTGGGCGGGCGCCGTTCACCTGACCGGAGTAGGGGCGGCGTGGGCGTACGACCTGCGGCTCAAGGCAACTGCATGGTCCTGGGCACCGTACGCGGTGGGTTTCGCCGCGCTCCCGGCATTCGTGGCGCTGGGGCTGCCGGGGCAGCCGTGGCCGGCCTGGTGGGTCGTCACCGCCGGGGCGCTATTGGGGGTCGGAGCCCATCTGGGTGACGTACTGCCGGACATCCGTGGCGATCTGGCGACGGGCGTACGGGGATGGCCGCACCGGCTGGGCCCCGACGGCGCGCGGCTGCTGCTGCCGGTACCGCTGGTGGCCGCATCCGCGGTTCTGGTGCTGGGGCCGGCCGGGCCACCCGGCAGGTGGGGATTGGCAGTGCTCGTGGTGACCGCTCTGGTCGCGGTGACGGGAACGGTGCTGGGACGCCGCTGGGAGCGGGTGGCGTTCGCGGCAGCGGTCGCGGTGGCGGTGGTGGACGTGGCGTTGCTGCTGCTGCGCGGCACCGGGATCGCCTGA
- a CDS encoding isoprenylcysteine carboxyl methyltransferase family protein yields the protein MIWYGLLVAAVAGERVAELVVARRNERWSTARGATVTGQGHYPAMVALHTGLLIACPLEVWLAGRPFAPALAWPMLAVLAASQALRWWCIHTLGPRWNTRVIVVPGLPLVTGGPYRWRWVRHPNYVAVVAEGVALPLVHTAWVTAAVFTVLNAALLTVRIRCENRALAAATTPTAPAPA from the coding sequence ATGATCTGGTACGGACTGCTGGTGGCCGCCGTCGCCGGCGAGCGCGTCGCCGAACTCGTCGTCGCCCGCCGCAATGAACGGTGGAGCACCGCCCGCGGCGCGACCGTGACCGGGCAGGGCCACTACCCCGCGATGGTTGCCCTCCACACCGGCCTGCTGATCGCCTGCCCGCTCGAGGTGTGGCTGGCCGGCCGCCCCTTCGCACCCGCCCTGGCCTGGCCGATGCTGGCCGTGCTGGCGGCCTCCCAGGCACTGCGGTGGTGGTGTATCCACACCCTGGGACCCCGCTGGAACACCCGGGTGATCGTCGTACCCGGCCTGCCGCTGGTGACCGGCGGCCCCTACCGGTGGCGGTGGGTGCGGCACCCCAATTACGTGGCCGTGGTCGCCGAGGGCGTGGCCCTGCCCCTGGTGCACACCGCCTGGGTCACCGCGGCCGTGTTCACGGTACTCAACGCCGCCCTGCTCACCGTGCGCATCCGCTGCGAGAACCGGGCGCTGGCCGCTGCGACCACGCCGACCGCACCAGCTCCGGCGTGA